From one Mycobacteriales bacterium genomic stretch:
- a CDS encoding ABC transporter ATP-binding protein, with product MTVAAIRTEGLTKRFGAVTALDGLDLVVEQGEVFGFLGPNGAGKSTTIRLLLGLLRATSGTATVMGVPTTDVVRSHRQLAHVPGDVALWPQLTGVETLTLLGNLSGGVDVAFRDELVERLRLDVSTRARSYSKGNRQKVALVAAFMTRPAVLLLDEPTSGLDPLMEAEFQLLAREAAQRGQTVFLSSHVLDEVEDLCHRVAILRAGRLVRVASLDELRGWATTELEASFDGVVPDLSGEPGVTRVVREGQVLRLTVTGSPAPVLGALAAAGVSRLRSHEPSLEEIFLTYYRETVVR from the coding sequence GTGACGGTGGCCGCGATCCGGACCGAGGGGCTGACCAAGCGCTTCGGTGCCGTGACCGCACTCGACGGCCTCGATCTCGTCGTGGAGCAGGGCGAGGTCTTCGGCTTCCTCGGCCCCAACGGCGCAGGGAAGTCGACCACGATCCGCCTGCTGCTCGGGCTGCTGCGCGCCACCTCAGGGACCGCGACGGTCATGGGCGTGCCGACGACCGACGTCGTGCGATCGCACCGGCAGCTGGCCCACGTGCCCGGTGACGTGGCGCTGTGGCCGCAGCTGACGGGCGTCGAGACGCTGACCCTGCTGGGCAACCTGTCCGGTGGCGTCGACGTGGCCTTTCGCGACGAGCTCGTCGAGCGCCTGCGACTCGACGTCAGCACGCGTGCCCGTTCCTACTCCAAGGGCAACAGGCAGAAGGTGGCGCTGGTCGCGGCGTTCATGACCCGACCTGCCGTCCTGCTCCTCGACGAGCCGACGTCAGGTCTCGACCCGCTCATGGAGGCGGAGTTCCAGCTGCTCGCGCGCGAGGCTGCGCAGAGAGGCCAGACCGTCTTCCTCTCGTCCCACGTGCTCGACGAGGTGGAGGACCTGTGCCACCGGGTCGCGATCCTGCGTGCAGGCCGGCTGGTCCGCGTGGCGTCGCTGGACGAGCTGCGGGGGTGGGCGACGACCGAGCTGGAGGCGAGCTTCGACGGTGTCGTCCCCGACCTGAGCGGCGAGCCGGGCGTCACCCGCGTCGTCCGTGAGGGGCAGGTGCTGCGCCTCACCGTGACCGGCTCGCCGGCACCGGTCCTGGGTGCGCTCGCCGCCGCAGGGGTGTCGAGGCTGCGCAGCCACGAGCCGAGCCTGGAGGAGATCTTCCTGACCTACTACCGCGAGACCGTCGTCCGGTGA
- a CDS encoding limonene-1,2-epoxide hydrolase family protein → MTSPGEVVAAFLTVAAKGEWDAALPMLADDVVYQNMMLPAVTGPAAVRETADQLLSLCGGSEWVTHRQVESGDLVMNERTDRFLIGGEWLDLPVAGVFEVRDGLIAAWRDYFDLQTVMTRAFPDA, encoded by the coding sequence GTGACGAGTCCCGGTGAGGTCGTAGCGGCGTTCCTGACGGTGGCGGCGAAGGGAGAGTGGGACGCGGCCCTGCCGATGCTCGCCGACGACGTCGTCTACCAGAACATGATGCTGCCGGCCGTGACGGGACCTGCCGCAGTCCGCGAGACCGCCGACCAGCTGCTGTCGCTGTGCGGCGGCTCCGAGTGGGTCACCCACCGCCAGGTCGAGTCCGGCGACCTCGTCATGAACGAGCGCACCGATCGCTTCCTCATCGGTGGCGAGTGGCTCGACCTGCCGGTAGCCGGTGTCTTCGAGGTCCGCGACGGGCTGATCGCCGCCTGGCGCGACTACTTCGACCTGCAGACCGTGATGACCAGGGCGTTCCCGGACGCGTGA
- a CDS encoding 2-oxo acid dehydrogenase subunit E2 — protein sequence MPAPSQRRKIAIATWRAPKEARLHARMAVDASAVLAYCARKRAEAGVQVTPAAVVGMAFARGILQVPAFRHRVAFGRLRRFDGGQDVAFAVDIDGGDDLAPTKVRDVDAKTVVEVAGELEVGAARLRARADRAHTTSTGIARRVPWFLMRPLLWVASILNGGLGVPAFGQPAHPLGSLFVTNIGSFGLDEGYVAPLPFARVPLYICIGAVADAPMAVDGEVVVRPRIVITATADHRVVDGAHAAKLARLVRGYLADPDTLDVLPAA from the coding sequence GTGCCCGCACCCAGTCAGCGCCGCAAGATCGCCATCGCCACGTGGCGAGCCCCCAAGGAGGCGCGGCTGCACGCGCGGATGGCGGTCGACGCGAGCGCCGTCCTTGCCTACTGCGCGCGCAAAAGGGCCGAGGCCGGGGTGCAGGTCACCCCGGCGGCCGTCGTCGGCATGGCCTTCGCCCGCGGGATCCTGCAGGTGCCGGCGTTCCGCCACCGCGTCGCCTTCGGTCGGCTGCGCCGCTTCGACGGCGGCCAGGACGTCGCCTTCGCGGTCGACATCGACGGGGGCGACGACCTCGCGCCGACGAAGGTGCGCGACGTCGACGCCAAGACCGTCGTGGAGGTCGCGGGGGAGCTCGAGGTCGGCGCGGCCCGGCTCCGGGCCCGGGCCGACCGGGCCCACACGACCTCCACCGGCATCGCCCGCCGGGTCCCGTGGTTCCTCATGCGCCCGCTGCTGTGGGTCGCCTCGATCCTCAACGGCGGCCTCGGCGTGCCGGCCTTCGGGCAGCCGGCCCACCCGCTCGGGTCGCTGTTCGTCACCAACATCGGGTCCTTCGGCCTCGACGAGGGCTACGTCGCACCGCTGCCGTTCGCGCGCGTCCCGCTCTACATCTGCATCGGTGCGGTCGCCGACGCCCCGATGGCCGTCGACGGTGAGGTCGTCGTGCGTCCGCGAATCGTCATCACCGCCACCGCCGACCACCGCGTCGTCGACGGCGCCCACGCCGCCAAGCTGGCGCGCCTCGTCCGCGGCTACCTCGCCGACCCCGACACGCTCGACGTCCTGCCCGCGGCCTGA
- a CDS encoding CocE/NonD family hydrolase: MRVPARLALAAALTAGALTPLTGLGTSSAAPAGVFEPKPASKALYGTKAPDADPERQQHVVEAADGIDLYVETWLPAAKGKAVPPKRVPTVLIMTPYVSQGVKRYGTNGRADIIDYLTQRGYAVAQAHVRGTGESGGCLEQTAANQIDDGARVVEYLGRDAAWASGAVGMYGISYDGETQISVAGLGDKSKTKYLKAIIPVESVSGQYEYSNYDGVPFAGQAALSNGAYLLETLAPGANPSPGQYAGKLDCQPELFATSADPTGNLNAGWKAREYRAGASTITAATMHVHGFQDYNVLPVAATGFFDRIPASTPRMGLYGMWAHNFPDSHGSVAADFERADWLPMVTAWYDRHLKGLKTGTEKWPTVQVQATDGSWRAEKDFPGTGGPVGQLALGPEATLGTTQPSGGTTYTEGTSVVSGGGTEAGFTTPPLRSALHLTGQPVLDLWLTTDRPDGHVSATVEALDADGQVLQVPGSSIPVATYGHRSLQHLQPITENWFRQESLGLPATNTPLRVQVRLMPVDIVVPKGGRLRVTVSGSGTEPRQTVPSGTASRITLLHDCAHPSALRFVTARPDAPKLDVREVDEEGSLKGTSQARRAVDGGLASAKVCGKAPARLEAFVPTRTLVTKR; this comes from the coding sequence ATGCGCGTCCCAGCCCGCCTTGCCCTCGCCGCCGCCCTGACCGCTGGTGCGCTCACGCCGCTCACCGGTCTCGGCACCTCCAGCGCTGCCCCCGCGGGTGTCTTCGAGCCGAAGCCGGCCTCGAAGGCGCTCTACGGCACGAAGGCGCCCGACGCCGACCCCGAGCGCCAGCAGCACGTGGTCGAGGCCGCCGACGGCATCGACCTCTACGTCGAGACCTGGCTGCCCGCGGCCAAGGGCAAGGCCGTGCCGCCGAAGCGGGTGCCGACCGTCCTGATCATGACGCCCTACGTCAGCCAGGGCGTGAAGCGCTACGGCACCAACGGACGCGCGGACATCATTGACTACCTCACGCAGCGCGGCTACGCCGTGGCGCAGGCCCACGTCCGCGGCACCGGCGAGTCCGGCGGCTGCCTGGAGCAGACCGCGGCCAACCAGATCGACGACGGCGCGCGGGTCGTGGAGTACCTCGGCCGCGACGCCGCCTGGGCCAGCGGCGCGGTCGGGATGTACGGCATCTCCTACGACGGCGAGACCCAGATCTCGGTCGCCGGCCTCGGCGACAAGAGCAAGACCAAGTACCTCAAGGCGATCATCCCCGTCGAGAGCGTCAGCGGGCAGTACGAGTACTCCAACTACGACGGCGTCCCCTTCGCGGGTCAGGCCGCGCTGTCCAACGGCGCCTACCTGCTCGAGACCCTGGCACCGGGCGCCAACCCCTCACCCGGGCAGTACGCCGGGAAGCTCGACTGCCAGCCAGAGCTCTTCGCGACGTCGGCCGACCCGACCGGCAACCTCAACGCCGGCTGGAAGGCGCGCGAGTACCGCGCGGGCGCCAGCACGATCACCGCCGCGACCATGCACGTCCACGGCTTCCAGGACTACAACGTGCTCCCCGTTGCCGCGACCGGCTTCTTCGACCGGATCCCGGCCTCCACCCCGCGGATGGGCCTCTACGGCATGTGGGCCCACAACTTCCCGGACAGCCACGGCAGTGTCGCCGCTGACTTCGAGCGCGCGGACTGGCTGCCGATGGTGACGGCCTGGTACGACCGCCACCTCAAGGGCCTCAAGACCGGCACCGAGAAGTGGCCGACCGTGCAGGTGCAGGCCACCGACGGCAGCTGGCGCGCGGAGAAGGACTTCCCCGGCACCGGCGGCCCGGTCGGCCAGCTCGCCCTCGGCCCCGAGGCCACCCTCGGCACGACCCAGCCCAGCGGCGGCACGACCTACACCGAGGGCACGTCCGTCGTCAGCGGCGGCGGCACCGAGGCCGGCTTCACCACCCCGCCGCTGCGGTCCGCGCTGCACCTGACGGGACAGCCGGTGCTGGACCTGTGGCTCACGACCGACCGCCCCGACGGGCACGTGTCCGCGACCGTCGAGGCGCTCGACGCCGACGGCCAGGTCCTGCAGGTCCCCGGCTCGAGCATCCCGGTCGCGACCTACGGGCACCGCTCGCTGCAGCACCTGCAGCCGATCACCGAGAACTGGTTCCGCCAGGAGTCGCTCGGTCTGCCCGCGACCAACACGCCGCTGCGCGTGCAGGTGCGACTGATGCCCGTCGACATCGTCGTCCCGAAGGGCGGCCGTCTGCGCGTCACGGTCTCCGGCAGCGGCACCGAGCCGCGCCAGACCGTGCCGTCGGGGACGGCCTCCCGGATCACGCTGCTGCACGACTGCGCGCACCCGAGCGCCCTGCGCTTCGTGACCGCGCGCCCCGACGCCCCGAAGCTCGACGTCCGCGAGGTCGACGAGGAGGGCTCGCTGAAGGGCACCTCGCAGGCCCGCCGCGCCGTCGATGGCGGACTGGCCTCGGCGAAGGTCTGCGGCAAGGCACCGGCGCGCCTCGAGGCCTTCGTCCCGACCCGCACGCTCGTCACGAAGCGTTAG
- a CDS encoding alpha/beta hydrolase, which translates to MTPPRLVTALLALSLLAAACGGDDPQAAPMTTATPSVSASATPSASVTATPTASSTATAPAPAATLAPWKPCGDDGFQCSSLKVPLDVADATKGTVTLALTRKRATRPADRIGSLVINPGGPGSSAVGYLQAAWTAIPAGVRARFDLVAFDPRGVGRTAPVRCASTADLDRYYHLDPTPDTDAELTAYVAGNAKLSAGCQQRSGRVLPYVSTREAADDLDRVRAALGDDTLTYLGYSYGTAIGATYLERHPTKVRAMVLDGALDPRLTWDKLLEGQSKGFDLALGAFMDDCERTSCPWRDEVDGDLLEEFDALAARIDNKAIAGVGSRTVGPGEFSLGAGYGLYSKNLWPTLASALVQAHRGRGAEILAMNDRYLDRTGSGYENVLEANVAVNCIDRPWPSGTADYLALADRVREDAPRFGPAIALSGLACAPWPVAEVMEPRTVTGKGAPPVVVIGTTRDPATPYEWSVALAEQLDKGVLLINEGDGHTVYRAGAKACIRERVDAYLLTAKAPSPARC; encoded by the coding sequence GTGACCCCGCCCCGTCTCGTGACCGCCCTGCTCGCCCTGTCGCTGCTCGCCGCGGCGTGCGGCGGTGACGACCCGCAGGCCGCGCCGATGACCACCGCGACCCCGTCGGTGAGCGCCTCGGCGACCCCGAGCGCGTCCGTGACCGCCACGCCGACGGCCTCGAGCACAGCGACGGCACCCGCCCCCGCGGCGACGCTCGCGCCCTGGAAGCCCTGCGGCGACGACGGCTTCCAGTGCTCGTCGCTGAAGGTGCCGCTCGACGTCGCCGACGCCACCAAGGGGACGGTCACGCTGGCGCTGACCCGCAAGCGGGCGACCCGGCCGGCCGACCGGATCGGCTCGCTGGTCATCAACCCCGGTGGTCCCGGCTCGTCCGCGGTCGGCTACCTGCAGGCCGCCTGGACCGCGATCCCGGCCGGCGTGCGGGCCCGCTTCGACCTGGTGGCCTTCGACCCCCGAGGTGTCGGGCGGACCGCGCCGGTCCGCTGCGCGAGCACCGCGGACCTCGACCGCTACTACCACCTCGACCCGACGCCCGACACCGACGCGGAGCTCACGGCCTACGTCGCCGGCAACGCGAAGCTGTCCGCCGGTTGCCAGCAGCGGTCCGGCCGGGTCCTGCCCTACGTCTCGACCCGCGAGGCGGCCGACGACCTCGACCGCGTCCGCGCAGCGCTCGGTGACGACACGCTCACCTACCTCGGCTACTCCTACGGCACCGCCATCGGCGCGACCTACCTCGAGCGGCACCCGACCAAGGTCCGCGCAATGGTGCTCGACGGCGCGCTCGATCCGCGGCTGACCTGGGACAAGCTGCTCGAGGGCCAGAGCAAGGGCTTCGACCTCGCGCTCGGCGCCTTCATGGACGACTGCGAGCGGACCTCCTGCCCGTGGCGCGACGAGGTCGACGGTGACCTGCTCGAGGAGTTCGACGCGCTCGCCGCGCGGATCGACAACAAGGCGATCGCCGGCGTGGGCAGCCGCACCGTCGGGCCGGGCGAGTTCTCACTCGGCGCGGGTTACGGCCTCTACAGCAAGAACCTCTGGCCCACCCTCGCGTCCGCGCTCGTGCAGGCCCACCGCGGCAGGGGCGCGGAGATCCTCGCGATGAACGATCGCTACCTCGACCGCACCGGCTCGGGCTACGAGAACGTCCTCGAGGCCAACGTCGCCGTCAACTGCATCGACCGGCCGTGGCCGTCCGGCACCGCGGACTACCTCGCCCTCGCCGACCGGGTCCGCGAGGACGCGCCCCGCTTCGGGCCCGCGATCGCCCTGTCGGGCCTGGCCTGCGCGCCGTGGCCGGTCGCCGAGGTCATGGAGCCGCGCACGGTCACGGGCAAGGGGGCGCCGCCCGTCGTCGTCATCGGGACGACGCGTGACCCCGCCACGCCGTACGAGTGGTCGGTGGCTCTCGCCGAGCAGCTCGACAAGGGCGTGCTGCTCATCAACGAGGGCGACGGCCACACCGTCTACCGCGCCGGCGCGAAGGCCTGCATCCGCGAGCGCGTCGACGCCTACCTGCTCACCGCGAAGGCCCCGTCCCCCGCCCGCTGCTGA
- a CDS encoding SDR family NAD(P)-dependent oxidoreductase, translating to MGALAGRSALVTGGSRGIGLAAARGLGAQGARLVLVGRDAERLDAAVDALDEEGLDATGVALDVADLEQVRRLAAVSAEQPVDVLVHAAGVMSQRAAKPLRTTPEEWRRVLGTNLGCRTDMGGLDAPRSAEEGAETAVWLACRDEGPTGLLWEDRAVVPW from the coding sequence ATGGGAGCGCTCGCGGGTCGGAGCGCACTGGTGACCGGTGGGAGCCGCGGCATCGGCCTCGCTGCCGCGCGTGGCCTCGGGGCGCAGGGGGCGCGGCTCGTCCTGGTCGGCCGCGACGCCGAGCGGCTCGACGCGGCGGTCGACGCGCTCGACGAGGAGGGCCTCGACGCGACAGGGGTCGCGCTCGACGTGGCAGACCTCGAGCAGGTACGCCGGCTGGCCGCCGTCAGTGCGGAACAGCCTGTGGACGTCCTGGTCCACGCCGCCGGGGTGATGAGCCAGCGGGCCGCGAAGCCGCTGCGCACGACGCCCGAGGAGTGGCGCCGGGTCCTCGGCACCAACCTCGGCTGCCGCACCGACATGGGCGGTCTCGACGCGCCGCGCTCCGCGGAGGAGGGCGCCGAGACCGCGGTCTGGCTGGCGTGCCGTGACGAGGGGCCGACCGGGCTGCTGTGGGAGGACCGAGCCGTCGTCCCCTGGTGA
- a CDS encoding response regulator transcription factor has product MNEKVVVVEDEPTIADAVAARLRSDGYDVSVAHDGPSGVALCRQVRPDLVVLDLMLPGIDGYEVCRQVQAERPVPVLMLTARDEETDVVVGLRVGADDYVTKPFSPRELSARVAALLRRSARAVAPGAVLRVGSDVEVDRDARRVHRGGTEVHLTPTEFDLLLRLAARPGAVHTRDALLADVWGWRDAGGTTRTVDSHVAALRRKLGESVVRTVHGVGYAVGDA; this is encoded by the coding sequence GTGAACGAGAAGGTCGTGGTCGTCGAGGACGAGCCCACCATCGCCGATGCCGTCGCCGCGCGCCTGCGGTCCGACGGCTACGACGTGTCTGTCGCGCACGACGGCCCGTCGGGCGTCGCCCTGTGCCGCCAGGTCCGGCCCGACCTCGTGGTGCTCGACCTGATGCTGCCTGGCATCGACGGCTACGAGGTGTGCCGGCAGGTCCAGGCCGAGCGACCGGTGCCGGTGCTGATGCTGACCGCGCGCGACGAGGAGACCGACGTCGTCGTCGGCCTGCGGGTCGGCGCCGACGACTACGTCACCAAGCCCTTCAGCCCGCGCGAGCTGTCCGCCCGGGTCGCCGCCCTGCTGCGCCGCTCGGCCCGCGCCGTCGCGCCCGGCGCGGTGCTGCGCGTCGGCTCCGACGTCGAGGTCGACCGCGACGCCCGTCGGGTCCACCGCGGCGGCACCGAGGTGCACCTCACCCCCACCGAGTTCGACCTGCTGCTGCGCCTGGCCGCCCGACCCGGCGCGGTGCACACCCGCGACGCGCTGCTGGCCGACGTGTGGGGGTGGAGGGACGCAGGAGGTACGACGAGGACCGTCGACAGCCACGTAGCCGCGCTGCGCCGCAAGCTCGGCGAGTCCGTCGTGCGGACCGTGCACGGTGTCGGCTACGCCGTCGGCGACGCGTGA
- a CDS encoding HAMP domain-containing sensor histidine kinase: MIRPLDRVRSIKVKLGLLVAGSTAAGLLLSIELLRQGLLPRYTFVIGVLLSLVLVQVLARGMTSPLREMAVAARAMARGDYSRRVTATSRDEVGELAAVFNRMAADLGAVDAQRRRLVADVSHELRTPLTALQALLENLADGVAEPDPQTLETAVAQTRRLGRLVQQLLDLSRLEAGEVPLHREQVVLRPFLDDVVREVALQRDTPVTVSVEPASLSVDADPERLHQVVVNLLDNACRHATSRVSVRAVSHESGLRLEVVDDGPGVAPEDRERVFERFTRTDSARAARDGGSGLGLSITRWLVELHGGSVTLTDGAPGCRAVVDLPRNAP; this comes from the coding sequence GTGATCCGGCCGCTGGACCGGGTCCGGTCGATCAAGGTCAAGCTGGGGCTCCTGGTCGCCGGCTCGACCGCTGCGGGGCTGCTGCTGTCGATCGAGCTGCTGCGCCAGGGACTGCTCCCCCGCTACACCTTCGTCATCGGGGTGCTGCTGTCACTGGTGCTCGTGCAGGTCCTCGCCCGCGGCATGACGTCACCGCTGCGCGAGATGGCGGTGGCCGCCCGCGCGATGGCCCGCGGCGACTACAGCCGGCGTGTCACGGCGACCTCGCGCGACGAGGTCGGCGAGCTCGCGGCCGTCTTCAACCGGATGGCCGCCGACCTCGGCGCGGTCGACGCCCAGCGCCGCCGGCTCGTTGCCGACGTGTCCCACGAGCTGCGCACCCCGCTGACCGCCCTGCAGGCGCTCCTGGAGAACCTCGCCGACGGCGTCGCCGAGCCCGACCCGCAGACCCTCGAGACGGCGGTCGCGCAGACCCGGCGGCTCGGCCGGCTCGTGCAGCAGCTGCTCGACCTGTCGCGCCTGGAGGCCGGCGAGGTGCCGCTGCACCGTGAGCAGGTCGTGCTGCGGCCCTTCCTCGACGACGTCGTGCGCGAGGTCGCCCTGCAGCGCGACACCCCGGTGACGGTGTCGGTCGAGCCGGCCTCGCTGTCTGTCGACGCTGACCCCGAGCGGTTGCACCAGGTCGTGGTGAACCTGCTCGACAACGCCTGCCGGCACGCGACCTCGCGAGTGTCCGTGCGGGCGGTCTCGCACGAGTCCGGGCTCCGGCTCGAGGTCGTCGACGACGGGCCCGGGGTCGCCCCCGAGGACCGCGAGCGGGTCTTCGAACGCTTCACCCGCACCGACTCCGCCCGGGCTGCCCGAGACGGCGGCAGCGGCCTCGGGCTGTCCATCACGCGCTGGCTCGTGGAGCTGCACGGCGGCAGCGTCACCCTCACTGACGGAGCCCCCGGCTGCCGGGCCGTCGTCGACCTCCCCCGGAATGCCCCGTGA